In Liolophura sinensis isolate JHLJ2023 chromosome 2, CUHK_Ljap_v2, whole genome shotgun sequence, a genomic segment contains:
- the LOC135462495 gene encoding cytochrome P450 2D15-like, which translates to MDFVTWFLVSGLIALVIGYFLSGPNNLPPGPRPLPLLGNTRDLQDGSPHLLFYQWAKKYGNVMRIYYGTKMMIVLSGYKVIHDCLVKKSQIFANRPPLYINNTVTGINGVSQLRVGRRMVEQRKFVYNCLREVGRLGKIDLERKIFEEIEVMVCWLIFLQVMFHVFDELKEKPFDPHGVISKAVANTLSNICFGFRFEYDDPRFLKLLGTVPADGSVVLTADLLQHLPMLRFLPKYRDMLKAVFVMADNFIGVIRDEIDEHVKRFKPENEACDIIDAFLLEMHRAEVNGDKDSSFSRKQMEWFVGDLFIGGSASPTFQLVWTLVLLVANPEVYKRVENEIDDVIGSARPPKASDRSKMPYTEATILEVLRYSSPAPLAIPHCTTEEVKVEGYTIPANTVVTPNLFSIDRDPKTWKHPFEFYPGHFLDEDGSFHRPEAFLPFSAGTRVCPGEALAKLEIFIFLTSLLQRYHFRLPEGAPPLDTRHGETSNYVRLPRDLVAVKRT; encoded by the exons ATGGACTTTGTCACTTGGTTTCTGGTGAGTGGACTCATCGCTCTTGTCATCGGCTACTTCTTGTCTGGACCTAATAACCTTCCACCTGGACCAAGGCCACTTCCGTTGCTAGGTAACACTCGCGACCTCCAAGATGGATCTCCTCACCTACTGTTCTATCAGTGGGCCAAGAAGTACGGGAACGTCATGCGGATTTACTATGGGACAAAGATGATGATCGTCCTCAGCGGTTACAAAGTCATCCATG ATTGTTTGGTGAAGAAGTCCCAAATCTTTGCCAACCGCCCTCCGCTCTACATTAATAACACTGTAACCGGTATAAACGGTGTGTCTCAGCTGAGGGTTGGGCGCCGCATGGTGGAACAGCGGAAGTTTGTCTACAATTGTCTACGAGAAGTCGGCCGGCTTGGGAAGATTGATCTGGAGAGGAAAATATTTGAGGAAATCGAGGTGA TGGTTTGTTGGCTGATTTTTCTTCAGGTGATGTTCCACGTTTTTGACGAGCTGAAGGAAAAGCCGTTTGACCCTCATGGGGTTATTTCCAAGGCCGTGGCTAACACCTTATCCAACATATGCTTCGGATTTAG GTTTGAGTACGACGACCCTCGATTCTTGAAGTTACTTGGCACGGTGCCAGCAGACGGAAGCGTGGTATTAACGGCGGATCTCCTTCAACATCTACCCATGCTGAGATTCTTACCCAAGTACAGGGACATGCTGAAAGCCGTCTTTGTGATGGCCGATAACTTCATAG GTGTAATCCGAGACGAAATCGACGAGCACGTAAAACGCTTCAAGCCCGAGAACGAGGCTTGTGACATCATTGACGCGTTTCTCCTGGAAATGCACAGGGCGGAAGTAAATGGTGACAAAGACTCGTCCTTTTCCC GCAAGCAAATGGAGTGGTTTGTAGGAGATTTGTTTATTGGAGGAAGTGCCTCTCCGACTTTCCAGTTGGTGTGGACTTTGGTACTGCTCGTGGCCAATCCGGAAGTTTACAAGAGAGTTGAGAACGAGATCGATGACGTCATAGGATCTGCTCGCCCGCCAAAGGCCAGCGATCGGTCAAAAATGCCTTACACAG AAGCCACAATCCTCGAGGTCCTGCGATATTCGTCCCCTGCGCCTTTGG CCATCCCTCATTGTACAACCGAGGAGGTCAAAGTTGAAGGTTACACAATTCCCGCCAATACTGTTGTCACTCCTAACCTCTTTTCCATCGATCGGGACCCTAAAACATGGAAACACCCATTTGAATTTTACCCCGGGCATTTTCTGGACGAGGATGGCTCATTCCACAGACCTGAGGCATTTCTGCCATTTAGTGCAG GAACTCGAGTATGCCCAGGGGAAGCTTTGGCCAAATTGGAGATTTTTATTTTCCTAACATCCTTGCTCCAAAGATATCACTTCCGGTTGCCAGAGGGCGCTCCTCCACTTGACACGCGCCATGGTGAAACCAGCAACTACGTCCGGTTGCCGCGAGATCTCGTGGCCGTCAAGAGAACGTAA